Proteins encoded by one window of Xanthomonas sp. DAR 80977:
- the nuoG gene encoding NADH-quinone oxidoreductase subunit NuoG encodes MSAQPNNPGVTPAVVPEGHVTVEIDGQSLVVPKGSMIIQAADKAGIPIPRFCYHEKLPIAANCRMCLVDVEKSPKPSPACATPVMDGMKVTTRSEKALKYQRSVMEFLLINHPLDCPICDQGGECELQDVSLGYGRSVSRFNERKRVVADEDIGPLVATEMTRCIQCTRCVRFTADIAGTYELGGMYRGENLQIGTYDGKPLTTELSGNVIDVCPVGALTNKVFQFRARPWELTARESLGYHDAMGSNLFLHVRRGEVLRTVPRDNEAVNECWLSDRDRYSHQGLYAADRATRPLRKIDGQWQEVSWADGLAAAAQILGDNRGDALGVLAHPATSNEEGALLARLADGLGSGNLDHRIGNRDFSDAAVAEPFAVPLAQIEQADVIVVLGSNLRHELPLLHARIRKARMQRQARVYSINPVDFDFAFDQAGKQIVAPSGFAAALADAALREAVQGAAGRAVLIVGALVENHPQAAALRAAARDFAAATGAALCRVPQGANALGLTRLGVLPSARDVAGMFAEPRSAYLLYGIEPGLDFADAGAARAALGAAKVVAFSHFACASTRDVADVILPIGALPEIDATLTNLDGVEQLARAAGKLPDQAREGWRVLRALGGELQLAGFDFTDLAGLRAGVQPRSVSLRGSAQAAAAGEGIEVAATPAIYRTDAVVRRATALQSHPLNDAPAIRLHPEHAAQLGVAAGQVVKVGNAVGNATLPVVLDPRVAAGVAWIESGHGATAPIGAGRVTVVAA; translated from the coding sequence ATGAGCGCGCAACCCAACAATCCTGGCGTGACCCCGGCCGTGGTGCCGGAGGGACACGTGACCGTCGAGATCGACGGCCAGTCCCTGGTCGTGCCGAAGGGCTCGATGATCATCCAGGCCGCCGACAAGGCCGGGATCCCGATCCCGCGCTTCTGCTACCACGAGAAGCTGCCGATCGCGGCCAACTGCCGCATGTGCCTGGTCGACGTGGAGAAGTCGCCGAAGCCGTCGCCCGCCTGCGCGACGCCGGTGATGGACGGCATGAAGGTCACCACGCGCAGCGAGAAGGCGCTGAAGTACCAGCGCAGCGTGATGGAGTTCCTGCTGATCAACCACCCGCTGGACTGCCCGATCTGCGACCAGGGCGGCGAGTGCGAACTGCAGGACGTCTCGCTGGGCTACGGCCGTTCGGTCAGCCGCTTCAACGAGCGCAAGCGCGTGGTGGCGGACGAGGACATCGGTCCGCTGGTGGCCACCGAGATGACCCGCTGCATCCAGTGCACGCGCTGCGTGCGCTTCACCGCGGACATCGCCGGCACCTACGAGCTGGGCGGCATGTACCGCGGCGAGAACCTGCAGATCGGCACCTACGACGGCAAGCCGCTGACCACCGAGCTGTCGGGCAACGTCATCGACGTGTGCCCGGTCGGCGCGCTGACCAACAAGGTGTTCCAGTTCCGCGCGCGTCCGTGGGAGCTGACCGCGCGCGAATCGCTCGGCTACCACGATGCGATGGGCTCCAACCTGTTCCTGCACGTGCGCCGCGGCGAAGTGCTGCGCACCGTGCCGCGCGACAACGAGGCGGTCAACGAGTGCTGGCTGTCCGACCGCGACCGCTATTCGCACCAGGGCCTGTACGCCGCCGACCGCGCCACGCGGCCGCTGCGCAAGATCGACGGCCAGTGGCAGGAAGTGTCCTGGGCCGACGGCCTGGCCGCCGCCGCGCAGATCCTGGGCGACAACCGCGGCGATGCGCTGGGCGTGCTCGCGCACCCGGCCACCTCCAACGAGGAAGGCGCCTTGCTGGCGCGCCTGGCCGACGGCCTGGGCAGCGGCAACCTGGACCACCGCATCGGCAACCGCGATTTCTCCGACGCCGCCGTGGCCGAGCCGTTCGCGGTGCCGCTGGCGCAGATCGAGCAGGCCGACGTGATCGTGGTGCTGGGCAGCAACCTGCGGCATGAGCTGCCGCTGCTGCACGCCCGCATCCGCAAGGCGCGGATGCAGCGCCAGGCGCGCGTGTACTCGATCAATCCGGTCGATTTCGATTTCGCCTTCGACCAGGCGGGCAAGCAGATCGTGGCCCCGTCCGGTTTCGCCGCCGCGCTCGCCGATGCGGCGCTGCGCGAAGCGGTGCAGGGCGCGGCCGGGCGTGCGGTGCTGATCGTCGGCGCGCTGGTCGAGAACCATCCGCAGGCCGCCGCGCTGCGCGCCGCCGCGCGCGACTTCGCCGCCGCCACCGGCGCGGCGCTGTGCCGCGTGCCGCAGGGCGCCAATGCGCTCGGCCTGACCCGGCTGGGCGTGCTGCCGAGCGCGCGCGACGTGGCCGGCATGTTCGCCGAGCCGCGCAGCGCCTACCTGCTGTACGGCATCGAGCCGGGCCTGGACTTCGCCGACGCCGGCGCCGCGCGCGCCGCGCTGGGTGCGGCCAAGGTGGTGGCGTTCAGCCACTTCGCCTGCGCCTCCACCCGCGACGTCGCCGATGTGATCCTGCCGATCGGCGCGCTGCCGGAGATCGACGCGACGTTGACCAACCTGGACGGCGTCGAGCAGCTCGCGCGTGCCGCCGGCAAGCTGCCGGACCAGGCGCGCGAAGGCTGGCGCGTGCTGCGTGCGCTCGGCGGCGAATTGCAGCTGGCCGGCTTCGACTTCACCGACCTGGCCGGCCTGCGCGCCGGCGTGCAGCCGCGCAGCGTGAGCCTGCGCGGTTCGGCGCAGGCCGCCGCGGCCGGCGAGGGCATCGAAGTGGCGGCGACGCCGGCGATCTACCGCACCGATGCGGTGGTGCGCCGCGCGACCGCGCTGCAGTCGCATCCGCTCAACGACGCGCCGGCGATCCGCCTGCATCCCGAGCATGCCGCGCAACTGGGCGTGGCCGCCGGGCAGGTGGTCAAGGTCGGCAACGCCGTCGGCAACGCGACGCTGCCGGTGGTGCTGGATCCGCGGGTCGCGGCAGGGGTGGCCTGGATCGAATCCGGCCATGGTGCGACGGCGCCGATCGGTGCCGGCCGGGTAACGGTGGTGGCTGCATGA
- the nuoF gene encoding NADH-quinone oxidoreductase subunit NuoF has product MAQHPHAPTGPVGPAPLPHQVVYTTLHYDTPWSYESYLKTGGYAALRKILEEKIAPEQVIEMVKQSNLRGRGGAGFPTGLKWSFMPKGAPQKYILCNSDESEPGTCKDRDILRYNPHSVVEGMAIACYATGSTVGYNYLRGEFHHEPFEHFEQALADAYSNGWLGKNVLGSGVDIDIYGALGAGAYICGEETALMESLEGKKGQPRYKPPFPANFGLYGKPSTINNTETYASVPAIIRNGPEWFLGLSKTKNGGPKIFSVSGCVQKGGNFEVPLGTTFDELLEMAGGLKPGRTLKGAVPGGVSMPVLKAEQLKGLQMDYDTLRALGTGLGSGAIVVLDDSVCCVKFACRISQFFHKESCGQCTPCREGTGWMHRVLERIVAGKATMEDLHQLKTVAGQIEGHTICAFGEAAAWPIQGFLRQFWDEFEYYIVNGHSMVDGKKVEAAAA; this is encoded by the coding sequence ATGGCACAGCATCCCCACGCTCCCACCGGCCCGGTCGGCCCCGCGCCGCTGCCGCACCAGGTGGTGTACACCACGCTGCACTACGACACCCCGTGGTCGTACGAGAGCTACCTGAAGACCGGTGGCTACGCCGCGCTGCGCAAGATCCTCGAAGAGAAGATCGCGCCGGAGCAGGTCATCGAGATGGTCAAGCAGTCGAACCTGCGCGGCCGCGGCGGCGCCGGCTTCCCGACCGGTCTGAAGTGGTCGTTCATGCCCAAGGGCGCGCCGCAGAAGTACATCCTGTGCAACTCGGACGAGTCCGAGCCGGGCACCTGCAAGGACCGCGACATCCTGCGCTACAACCCGCATTCGGTGGTGGAGGGCATGGCCATCGCCTGCTACGCCACCGGCAGCACGGTGGGCTACAACTACTTGCGCGGCGAGTTCCACCACGAGCCGTTCGAGCACTTCGAGCAGGCCCTGGCCGATGCCTACAGCAACGGCTGGCTGGGCAAGAACGTGCTCGGCAGCGGCGTGGACATCGACATCTACGGCGCGCTGGGCGCCGGCGCCTACATCTGCGGCGAAGAGACCGCGCTGATGGAATCGCTGGAAGGCAAGAAGGGCCAGCCGCGCTACAAGCCGCCGTTCCCGGCCAACTTCGGCCTGTACGGCAAGCCCTCGACGATCAACAACACCGAGACCTACGCCTCGGTGCCGGCGATCATCCGCAACGGCCCGGAATGGTTCCTGGGCCTGAGCAAGACCAAGAACGGCGGGCCGAAGATCTTCTCGGTGTCCGGCTGCGTGCAGAAGGGCGGCAACTTCGAGGTGCCGCTGGGCACCACCTTCGACGAACTGCTGGAGATGGCCGGCGGCCTCAAGCCGGGCCGCACGCTGAAGGGCGCGGTCCCGGGCGGCGTGTCGATGCCGGTGCTCAAGGCCGAGCAGCTCAAGGGCCTGCAGATGGACTACGACACCCTGCGTGCGCTGGGCACCGGCCTGGGCTCGGGCGCCATCGTGGTGCTCGACGACAGCGTGTGCTGCGTCAAGTTCGCCTGCCGCATCTCGCAGTTCTTCCACAAGGAATCCTGCGGCCAGTGCACCCCGTGCCGCGAAGGCACCGGCTGGATGCACCGCGTGCTCGAGCGCATCGTCGCCGGCAAGGCCACGATGGAAGACCTGCACCAGCTGAAGACGGTGGCCGGCCAGATCGAGGGCCACACCATCTGCGCGTTCGGCGAAGCGGCGGCATGGCCCATCCAGGGCTTCCTGCGCCAGTTCTGGGACGAATTCGAGTACTACATCGTCAACGGTCATTCGATGGTTGACGGCAAGAAGGTGGAGGCAGCCGCCGCATGA
- the nuoE gene encoding NADH-quinone oxidoreductase subunit NuoE, whose translation MKATGNFEAARDVDPMVVLSEKTRAHIDHWLAKFPPDRKRSAVLQGLHAAQEQNQGWLTDELIAGVAKYLELPPVWAYEVASFYSMFETEKVGRNNVAFCTNISCWLNGAEDLVAHAEKKLGCKLGQSTADGRVYLKREEECLAGCAGAPMMVINGHYHEHLTKDKVDALLDGLE comes from the coding sequence ATGAAAGCCACAGGTAATTTCGAAGCGGCGCGCGACGTCGATCCGATGGTGGTGCTGAGCGAGAAGACGCGCGCGCACATCGATCACTGGCTGGCCAAGTTCCCGCCGGACCGCAAGCGTTCGGCGGTGCTGCAGGGCCTGCACGCCGCGCAGGAGCAGAACCAGGGCTGGCTGACCGACGAGTTGATCGCCGGCGTGGCCAAGTACCTGGAGCTGCCGCCGGTGTGGGCCTACGAGGTCGCCAGCTTCTACTCGATGTTCGAGACCGAGAAGGTCGGCCGCAACAACGTCGCCTTCTGCACCAACATCAGCTGCTGGCTCAACGGCGCCGAGGACCTGGTCGCGCATGCGGAGAAGAAGCTCGGCTGCAAGCTGGGCCAGTCCACCGCCGACGGCCGCGTCTACCTCAAGCGCGAAGAGGAATGCCTGGCCGGCTGCGCCGGCGCGCCGATGATGGTGATCAACGGCCACTATCACGAGCACCTGACCAAGGACAAGGTCGACGCGCTGCTGGACGGGTTGGAGTAA
- a CDS encoding NADH-quinone oxidoreductase subunit D yields the protein MSEYHQAHDAFASNPAEARQEIRNYTMNFGPQHPAAHGVLRLILEMDGETVVRADPHIGLLHRGTEKLAESKPFNQSIGYMDRLDYVSMMCNEHAYVRAIETLMGIEAPERAQYIRTMFDEITRILNHLMWVGSNGLDLGAMAVMLYAFREREELMDCYEAVSGARMHATYYRPGGVYRDLPDRMPKYKESRWHKGNALKRLNAAREGSLLDFLEDFTTTFPGRVDEYETLLTDNRIWKQRTVGIGVVTPEQAYGWSMTGVMLRGSGIEWDLRKKQPYAKYDAVDFDIPVGTNGDCYDRYLVRVAEMRESNRIIQQCVKWLKANPGPVMVENFKVAPPKRAEMKDDMEALIHHFKLFSEGYCVPAGETYCAVEAPKGEFGCYLASDGANKPFRVHLRAPGFAHLSSMDAIVRGHMLADVVAMIGTYDLVFGEVDR from the coding sequence GTGAGCGAGTACCACCAGGCGCACGACGCGTTCGCCAGCAACCCCGCCGAAGCCAGGCAGGAGATCCGCAACTACACCATGAACTTCGGCCCGCAGCATCCGGCCGCGCATGGCGTGCTGCGCCTGATCCTGGAAATGGACGGCGAGACCGTGGTCCGCGCCGATCCGCACATCGGCCTGCTGCACCGCGGGACCGAGAAGCTGGCCGAATCCAAGCCGTTCAACCAGTCGATCGGCTACATGGACCGCCTCGACTACGTGTCGATGATGTGCAACGAGCACGCCTACGTGCGCGCGATCGAGACCCTGATGGGGATCGAGGCGCCGGAGCGCGCGCAGTACATCCGCACCATGTTCGACGAGATCACCCGCATCCTCAACCACCTGATGTGGGTCGGCTCCAACGGCCTGGACCTGGGCGCGATGGCGGTGATGCTGTATGCGTTCCGCGAGCGCGAGGAGCTGATGGACTGCTACGAGGCGGTCTCCGGCGCGCGCATGCACGCGACCTACTACCGGCCCGGCGGCGTCTACCGCGACCTGCCGGACCGCATGCCCAAGTACAAGGAATCGCGCTGGCACAAGGGCAATGCGCTGAAGCGGCTCAACGCCGCGCGCGAGGGCTCGCTGCTCGACTTCCTGGAAGACTTCACCACCACCTTCCCGGGCCGGGTCGACGAGTACGAGACCCTGCTCACCGACAACCGCATCTGGAAGCAGCGCACCGTCGGCATCGGCGTGGTCACGCCGGAACAGGCCTATGGCTGGAGCATGACCGGGGTGATGCTGCGCGGCTCGGGCATCGAGTGGGACCTGCGCAAGAAGCAGCCCTACGCCAAGTACGACGCGGTCGATTTCGACATCCCGGTCGGCACCAACGGCGACTGCTACGACCGCTACCTGGTGCGCGTGGCCGAGATGCGCGAATCCAACCGCATCATCCAGCAGTGCGTGAAGTGGCTGAAGGCCAACCCCGGCCCGGTGATGGTCGAGAACTTCAAGGTCGCCCCGCCCAAGCGCGCGGAGATGAAGGACGACATGGAAGCGTTGATCCATCACTTCAAGCTGTTCAGCGAAGGCTATTGCGTGCCGGCCGGCGAGACCTACTGCGCGGTCGAGGCGCCGAAGGGCGAGTTCGGCTGCTACCTGGCCTCCGACGGCGCCAACAAGCCGTTCCGCGTGCACCTGCGCGCGCCCGGCTTCGCCCATCTGTCCTCGATGGACGCGATCGTGCGCGGGCACATGCTGGCCGACGTGGTGGCGATGATTGGTACCTATGATCTGGTGTTTGGTGAGGTGGATCGATGA
- a CDS encoding NADH-quinone oxidoreductase subunit C — protein MAEQASSFSDRLGARFPGSRLFVVLPRGEVTLEVPADAWHATCLALRDEFGFEQLSDLCGVDYLGYGSDEWDTADVSSQGFSRGVEGKGMGRFAWGEFPSGEAAGEIQPLPVPLQRYAVLAQLISYRHNQRLRVRCYAPNEDLPVVASVTDIWPGANWFEREAFDLFGVVFAGHPDLRRILTDYGFVGHPFRKDFPLIGNVEVRYDEERQRVVYEPVTSVEPRVGVPRVIRDDARYQTAAGEAQKEPAK, from the coding sequence ATGGCAGAGCAAGCATCTTCCTTTAGCGACCGACTCGGCGCCCGTTTTCCGGGCAGCCGGCTGTTCGTGGTCCTCCCGCGTGGCGAAGTCACCCTGGAAGTGCCGGCCGACGCCTGGCACGCCACCTGCCTGGCGCTGCGCGACGAGTTCGGTTTCGAGCAATTGTCCGACCTGTGCGGCGTGGACTACCTGGGCTACGGCAGCGACGAGTGGGATACCGCCGACGTGTCGTCGCAGGGCTTCAGCCGTGGCGTCGAAGGCAAGGGCATGGGCCGCTTCGCCTGGGGCGAGTTCCCCAGCGGCGAGGCCGCCGGCGAGATCCAGCCGTTGCCGGTGCCGCTGCAGCGCTACGCGGTGCTCGCGCAACTGATTTCCTACCGCCACAACCAGCGCCTGCGCGTGCGCTGCTACGCGCCCAACGAAGACCTGCCGGTGGTGGCCTCGGTCACCGACATCTGGCCGGGCGCGAACTGGTTCGAGCGCGAGGCGTTCGACCTGTTCGGCGTGGTCTTCGCCGGCCATCCGGACCTGCGCCGCATCCTCACCGACTACGGCTTCGTCGGCCATCCGTTCCGCAAGGACTTCCCGCTGATCGGCAACGTCGAAGTGCGCTACGACGAAGAGCGGCAGCGCGTGGTGTACGAGCCGGTGACCTCGGTCGAGCCGCGCGTCGGCGTGCCGCGCGTGATCCGCGACGACGCGCGCTACCAGACCGCCGCGGGCGAAGCACAGAAGGAGCCCGCCAAGTGA
- a CDS encoding NuoB/complex I 20 kDa subunit family protein: MGVIQTLDRLMTNPIPEGRVDDILRPEGENPLLEKGYVTTSVDALLNWARTGSMWPMTFGLACCAVEMMHAGAARLDLDRYGVVFRPSPRQSDVMIVAGTLVNKMAPALRKVYDQMPDPKWVISMGSCANGGGYYHYSYSVVRGCDRIVPVDIYVPGCPPTAEALVYGILQLQKKIWRTQTIAR, from the coding sequence ATGGGAGTGATTCAGACCCTGGATCGCCTGATGACCAACCCGATCCCGGAAGGGCGGGTGGACGACATCCTGCGTCCCGAAGGCGAGAACCCGTTGCTCGAGAAGGGCTACGTGACCACCAGCGTCGATGCGCTGCTGAACTGGGCGCGCACCGGCTCGATGTGGCCGATGACCTTCGGCCTGGCCTGCTGCGCGGTGGAGATGATGCACGCCGGCGCCGCGCGCCTGGACCTGGACCGCTACGGCGTGGTGTTCCGCCCGTCGCCGCGCCAGTCCGACGTGATGATCGTCGCCGGCACCCTGGTCAACAAGATGGCCCCGGCGCTGCGCAAGGTCTACGACCAGATGCCGGACCCGAAGTGGGTGATCTCGATGGGCAGCTGCGCCAACGGCGGCGGCTACTACCATTATTCGTATTCGGTGGTGCGCGGTTGCGACCGCATCGTGCCGGTGGACATCTACGTCCCGGGCTGCCCGCCGACCGCCGAAGCGCTGGTCTACGGCATCTTGCAGCTGCAGAAGAAGATCTGGCGAACCCAGACCATCGCGCGCTGA
- a CDS encoding NADH-quinone oxidoreductase subunit A, with translation MLAEYLPTLLFLIVATGIGVALMLVGRFLGPRRPDLKKLSPYECGFEAFEDARMKFDVRYYLIAIQFIVFDLEIIFIVPWTQVFMDLGARSLVTMGLFVGMLFLGFIYVWKKGALEWE, from the coding sequence GTGCTGGCCGAATATTTGCCGACCCTACTGTTTCTGATCGTGGCCACCGGAATCGGCGTCGCGCTGATGCTGGTGGGACGGTTCCTCGGTCCCCGGCGTCCCGACCTGAAGAAGCTCTCGCCCTACGAGTGCGGCTTCGAGGCCTTCGAGGACGCGCGCATGAAGTTCGACGTGCGCTACTACCTGATCGCGATCCAGTTCATCGTCTTCGATCTGGAAATCATCTTCATCGTGCCGTGGACGCAGGTGTTCATGGACCTGGGCGCTCGCTCCCTGGTCACCATGGGCCTGTTCGTCGGCATGCTGTTCCTCGGTTTTATCTACGTGTGGAAGAAGGGAGCGCTGGAATGGGAGTGA
- the secG gene encoding preprotein translocase subunit SecG, which yields MLMVILNVVYVLVAIAMIALILMQRGSGAAAGSGFGAGASGTVFGSRGASNFLSKSTKWLAVVFFGISLFMAWYAGHSARPAAEANLGVMSQAANPAPAAPAGELQIPQAPSSAAPAAAVPAAATPAQQAPENAQQKSPAPSQKD from the coding sequence ATGCTGATGGTCATCCTCAATGTGGTCTACGTGCTGGTGGCGATCGCGATGATCGCGCTGATCCTGATGCAGCGCGGTTCCGGCGCGGCGGCGGGTTCGGGCTTCGGCGCGGGCGCGTCCGGCACCGTGTTCGGATCGCGCGGCGCGTCCAACTTCCTGTCCAAGTCGACCAAGTGGCTGGCGGTGGTGTTCTTCGGCATCAGCCTGTTCATGGCCTGGTATGCCGGCCATAGCGCGCGCCCGGCGGCGGAAGCCAATCTCGGCGTGATGTCGCAGGCCGCCAACCCGGCGCCGGCCGCCCCGGCCGGTGAGCTGCAGATCCCGCAGGCGCCGTCGTCGGCCGCCCCGGCCGCTGCCGTGCCTGCCGCCGCGACGCCCGCGCAGCAGGCGCCGGAAAATGCACAACAAAAGTCGCCTGCCCCATCGCAGAAAGACTGA
- the tpiA gene encoding triose-phosphate isomerase produces the protein MRRKIVAGNWKLHGNRDFASALMRDVAAGLPAQGVEVVILPPLPYLGDLIEDFDCPALRFGAQDVSSNEKGAYTGEVSAAMLVDVGAHYGLVGHSERRQYHHESSELVARKFAAALHAGLVPILCVGETLEQREAGQTESVIAAQLAPVLALAGAPGFAKAVVAYEPVWAIGTGRTASPAQAQAVHAFIRGEVAAHDARIADSLPLLYGGSVKPDNAAELFAQPDVDGGLVGGASLVAEEFLAIARAAAAR, from the coding sequence ATGCGACGCAAGATCGTAGCCGGAAACTGGAAGCTGCATGGCAACCGCGATTTCGCCAGCGCCTTGATGCGCGACGTGGCCGCCGGCCTGCCGGCGCAGGGCGTGGAGGTGGTGATCCTGCCGCCGCTGCCGTACCTGGGCGACCTGATCGAGGACTTCGACTGCCCGGCGCTGCGTTTCGGCGCGCAGGACGTGAGCAGCAACGAGAAGGGCGCCTACACCGGCGAGGTGTCGGCGGCGATGCTGGTCGATGTCGGCGCCCACTACGGCCTGGTCGGGCATTCGGAGCGGCGCCAGTACCACCACGAGAGCAGCGAGCTGGTCGCGCGCAAGTTCGCCGCGGCGCTGCATGCCGGGCTGGTTCCGATCCTGTGCGTGGGCGAGACCCTGGAGCAGCGCGAGGCCGGCCAGACTGAATCGGTCATCGCCGCGCAGCTGGCGCCGGTGCTGGCGCTGGCCGGCGCGCCGGGCTTCGCCAAGGCCGTGGTCGCCTACGAGCCGGTCTGGGCGATCGGCACCGGGCGTACCGCCAGCCCGGCCCAGGCGCAGGCGGTGCACGCCTTCATCCGTGGCGAAGTGGCGGCCCACGATGCTAGAATCGCTGATTCGCTGCCGCTCCTGTATGGGGGCAGCGTCAAGCCCGACAACGCCGCCGAGCTGTTCGCGCAGCCGGATGTGGATGGCGGGCTGGTCGGCGGCGCTTCGCTGGTCGCCGAGGAATTCCTGGCCATCGCGCGAGCGGCGGCCGCCCGTTAA
- a CDS encoding SDR family NAD(P)-dependent oxidoreductase encodes MPHPSGHALITGASSGIGREIAREYARRGVPLILSARREALLQALAEELRAQVPVQIVVADLADPAAPAALVAELERRGLAVRILVNNAGYGVPGRFPDSDWATHAAFLQVMVGAVCELTWRLLPALRASGHGRILNVASFAALVPGADGQTLYAAAKSFMLRFSESLALENADRGVKVCALCPGFTWSEFHDVTGTREQMDKLPRWAWLQADAVARAGIDGAEHGRVRVVPGAFYRALLGLVALLPNALLLRLMRRGSQRIRPLD; translated from the coding sequence ATGCCCCACCCCTCCGGCCATGCCCTGATCACCGGCGCCTCCAGCGGCATCGGCCGCGAGATCGCCCGCGAATACGCGCGCCGCGGCGTGCCGCTGATCCTCAGCGCGCGGCGCGAGGCGCTGCTGCAGGCGCTGGCCGAGGAACTGCGCGCGCAGGTGCCGGTGCAGATCGTGGTCGCCGACCTGGCCGACCCGGCGGCGCCGGCCGCGCTGGTAGCCGAACTGGAACGGCGCGGCCTGGCGGTGCGGATCCTGGTCAACAACGCCGGCTACGGCGTGCCCGGGCGCTTTCCCGACAGCGACTGGGCCACGCATGCCGCGTTCCTGCAGGTGATGGTCGGCGCGGTCTGCGAACTGACCTGGCGCCTGCTGCCGGCGCTGCGCGCCAGCGGCCACGGCCGCATCCTCAACGTGGCCTCGTTCGCCGCGCTGGTGCCCGGCGCCGACGGGCAGACCCTGTACGCGGCGGCGAAGAGCTTCATGCTGCGCTTCAGCGAATCGCTGGCGCTGGAGAACGCCGACCGCGGGGTGAAGGTCTGCGCGCTGTGCCCGGGCTTCACCTGGTCCGAATTCCACGACGTGACCGGCACCCGCGAACAGATGGACAAGCTGCCGCGCTGGGCCTGGCTGCAGGCCGATGCGGTCGCCCGCGCCGGCATCGACGGCGCCGAGCACGGCCGCGTGCGGGTGGTGCCCGGCGCGTTCTACCGCGCGCTGCTGGGCCTGGTCGCGCTGCTGCCGAACGCGCTGCTGTTGCGGCTGATGCGGCGCGGCTCGCAGCGGATCCGGCCGCTGGACTGA
- a CDS encoding group 1 truncated hemoglobin translates to MALSILLAATVVAGALGGCASAPPAQRTLYAELGGQPGIEALIETLLSRIADDPRIVQHFARVNIVMLDQRLVQKFCHLSDGPCADTAKPMKQAHQHLPIHEADFNALVEDLIWAMDRRGIPRRTQNRLLARLAPLQGEIVNQ, encoded by the coding sequence ATGGCGCTCTCGATCCTGCTGGCGGCGACCGTCGTGGCGGGGGCGCTCGGCGGTTGCGCCAGCGCGCCGCCGGCGCAGCGCACGCTGTATGCCGAGTTGGGCGGGCAGCCCGGCATCGAGGCCTTGATCGAGACGCTGCTGTCGCGCATCGCCGACGACCCGCGCATCGTGCAGCACTTCGCCCGGGTCAACATCGTGATGCTGGACCAGCGCCTGGTGCAGAAGTTCTGCCACCTCAGCGACGGTCCCTGCGCGGATACGGCCAAGCCGATGAAGCAGGCGCACCAGCATCTGCCGATCCACGAAGCCGACTTCAATGCGCTGGTGGAGGATCTGATCTGGGCGATGGACCGGCGCGGCATCCCGCGCCGCACCCAGAACCGGCTGCTGGCACGGCTAGCGCCGCTGCAGGGCGAGATCGTCAACCAGTAG
- a CDS encoding DUF3034 family protein has product MTRGARGARAALAAALLLPGLAWAGQGRLLATGGASSVEGSGGGGIVPWAALSGYGTRDQNGAVLFATHLDSGGYRLDVQGAAATVGNRLELSLARQRLDLGTLQQRLALPWNALGQDVFGAKLRVGGDLVYGRAPQVALGVQYKRLRDGTLPLAIGARDDHGTDAYLSAAKLWLDAAGGYQLLVNGTVRATRANQAGLLGFGGDRRNAYRLVAEASVAVVLDPSWALGLEYRQKPDNLGFAREQAWADAFVAWFPNKHVSLVGAWAELGDVATLRDQRGPYLSLQVAF; this is encoded by the coding sequence ATGACACGGGGAGCGCGCGGCGCGCGCGCGGCGCTGGCCGCGGCGCTGTTGCTGCCGGGGCTGGCCTGGGCCGGGCAGGGGCGGCTGCTGGCCACCGGCGGTGCGTCCAGCGTCGAGGGCAGCGGTGGCGGCGGCATCGTGCCGTGGGCGGCCTTGTCCGGCTACGGCACCCGCGACCAGAACGGCGCGGTGTTGTTCGCCACCCACCTGGACAGCGGCGGCTACCGCCTGGACGTGCAGGGCGCGGCCGCGACCGTGGGCAACCGCCTGGAACTGTCGCTGGCGCGCCAGCGCCTGGACCTGGGCACGCTGCAGCAGCGCCTGGCGCTGCCGTGGAATGCGTTGGGCCAGGACGTGTTCGGCGCCAAGCTGCGCGTGGGCGGCGACCTGGTCTACGGCAGGGCGCCGCAGGTCGCGCTCGGCGTGCAGTACAAGCGGCTGCGCGACGGCACCTTGCCGCTGGCGATCGGCGCGCGCGACGACCACGGCACCGACGCCTACCTCAGCGCCGCCAAGCTGTGGCTGGACGCGGCCGGCGGCTACCAGTTGCTGGTCAACGGCACCGTGCGCGCGACCCGCGCCAACCAGGCCGGCCTGCTCGGCTTCGGCGGCGATCGCCGCAACGCCTACCGGCTGGTCGCCGAGGCCAGCGTGGCGGTGGTGCTGGATCCGTCGTGGGCGCTGGGCCTGGAATACCGGCAGAAGCCGGACAACCTCGGCTTCGCCCGCGAGCAGGCCTGGGCCGATGCGTTCGTGGCATGGTTCCCGAACAAGCATGTCTCCCTGGTCGGCGCGTGGGCCGAACTCGGCGACGTGGCGACGCTGCGCGATCAGCGCGGCCCCTATCTCTCCTTGCAGGTGGCGTTCTGA